A stretch of DNA from Alicyclobacillus acidocaldarius subsp. acidocaldarius Tc-4-1:
CGGGGAGGAAGGAGCGGTTCCCGAAACGGCACATTGACGTGCACCGGACCCTCGGGGACGGTCTTGGCCACGAGCCCGGCGCGCAGGGCCAGGCCCCGCAGGTTGAGCGCCAAGTCGATCCTGTCCTCGGGCACGGGTGTTTCACAAGTCCATTTCACGTGCGCGCCAAACAGATTCGGTTGGCGGATGGTCTGATTGGCCCCGACCTCGCGCAGTTCAGCGGGCCGATCCGCGGTCAACACCACGAGGGGCACCCGCGAGAAATAGGCTTCGACGACCGCGGGATACAGATTGGCCACCGCCGTGCCGGACGTGCAGACCACGGCCACGGGCTCTCCTGACTGGCGGGCTAGGCCAAGCGCGAAAAAGCCGGCGGATCGCTCGTCCATATGGGAGACGGGCGCGATGCCGCCGTGCTCGAGGAGCGCAAAGACGAGCGGCGTGTTGCGCGATCCCGGCGAGATGACCGCGCGTCTCACCCCGCTCGCGTACAATCCGTCCACCAGCGCGTGCACTGGCCACAGATCCGGATTCAAGGCCCGACCTCCCCTAGCACGCCCAAGGCCTCCCGCATCGGCCTGAGCTTGAGTTCGCTCTCCTGCCACTCGGCGACCGGATCCGACCCTTCGACAATCCCACAGCCCGCGAAGAGCGCGGCTTCCCCGGCGTCGACAAAGGCTGAACGCAGGCACACGTCGAGTTCGCCCTCTCCCTGGGCATACGTTCCGAACGCACCCGCGTAATACCCACGCGGCCAGCCCTCATGGGCGGTCACATAACTCGTGGCCTCCCGCTGGGGTGTTCCTGCAACCGCGGGGGTCGGGTGAAGCGCCTTCGCCAGGTCGAACAGCCCTACGCCAGGTTTCAACCGCCCCCACACCCGCGTCCGCAGATGCTGCACGTTTGCCAGTTTGAGCACCGCGGGCTCAGACTCGGCCTCCACGCGCTCACAGAGCGGCGCGATGGATTGCAGGACGTGATCGACCACGGCTCGGTGCTCCCGCTGAATCTTCGCGCTCGCGAGGAGCTCGTCCTGGAGTTTGCGGTCTTCCTCGTCGCTCTGGCCTCTGCGCGCCGTACCGGCGAGACAGTCGATCTCGGCCATCTGCGCCCGGACCTTACAGAGTCGCTCGGGGCTCGCGGACAAAAGCCATCTCCCTTGCCAGGAGAGCGCGAAGACATGGCTCTCGGGATACCGTGAAGCAAGCATCTCGAGGGCCTCGTCGAGCGGGCGCGTGACGCGGCCGGTGACGAAGCGGGCGACCACCACCTTGCTGAGCCGCCCTTGACCAATCTCTCGGAGCGCGCGATGGACCTTGTCCGCAAACCGGCGAAAATCCTCAGGCTCTTCGAAGAGCGGGCGCTCCCTTGAGGGGTCTTCACCGTGGACGTCGAGGAGATCCATGACGTCCGCGCGCACGTCCATCTCGTCAGCGCCGCGCGGCGGCATGTAGACCACATTCGCGACGTCCGAAGAAGGCGCCTTCGTGAGGTACAGCCTGGGCGCAAACCAGATGGACTTCGGCCAAGCCGCCCAGATGCCGAGGGGAAGGGCGTGGAAATCGAACGGAACGGCCCCAAACCACGGCAGGTCCGCCGGAAGTTGTTCCTGCGCAAAGCGAGCCTTCAGATCGTCCCAGTCGTCGTCCGCGCTCGCCACCAGCTGGCGGTATACGCCCACCCCGAAACGCTCTTCTCCGCTTGGCGGACGGCTGTAGACAGCGGGTTCCCAGCGATGCCAGTGGGCGAGCGACGCAAGCGAGCGGTCCCACGGAACGCGCAACCGAACGGGCAGGTCTGTCTGCCCGCGCGCCGACGCCTCGGTAAATGCCTCGACGATTCGCGCGAAAAGGCTTTGTCGCAGTGCTTCCTGCGCCGTCACGCTCATTCCTGCATCACCCACTTTCTCATCTCGTAGCGCATCAGCTTGCCGGACGCCGTGCGCGGCAACGCCTCGACTTGCCGGATTTCGGCGGGCACCTTGTAATGTGCGAGCCGACCTCGAAGCTCCTCGCGAAGCGCGCGCGCCATTTCGTCCGTGAGCACCTTGCCCGGCTCCAGGACTACGAACGCCACGGGCACCTGCCCCCACTCGTCGTCCGGTTTTCCCACGACGCCGGCGTCCACCACACCGGGAAGCGCGAGCAGCTGCGACTCGATCTCAGCGGGATACACGTTTTCCCCGCCCGACACGATGAGATCCGCGCGCCGATCCAACACGTACAAAAAGCCCTCTTCGTCGAAGCGCCCGATGTCCCCCGTGTGGAGCCATCCCCCGGCTAGCGCGCGTTCCGTCTCCTCTTTTCTGTTATAATAACCAGCGAATACAGTCGGGCCCTGCACGAGGATCTCACCCTCGACACCAGGCGCTGTCGTGGGCCCAGACGGGCCCTGTACAGCGATGCGCGTGTTGGCAAGCGGGCGCCCGGACGACCCCATCTTGCGCAGCGCGTCAGCTAGGTCGATGGTCGCCACCTGCGTGTTCGTCTCCGTAAGCCCATAGCTCTGCGCGACCGGCAGGCCGAGCTCGAGCGCGCGCTCCAGCACAGGGCGAGGACAGCCCGCGCCGCCCAACAGGATGGCGCGCAGCCGCGCTGGGTACGGCCCACGCCGCAGCTTGAGAAGCCGCGCGAGCATCGTCGGCACAAGCGACACCAGCGTGATCTCGCCGGAATCTAAGGCGTGATCCACCCGTTCCGCGTCAAACCGGTCGTGCACGACGGCCGTCGTGCCGTAGATCAGGCTCCGCATGAGCACACCCATGCCGCCGACGTGAAAAAGCGGCATCGGGACGAGCCAGTGCTCGTCCGGATCGAGGCCGAATTGAAGTACCGACGCCATCGCGCTGTACCAATGGTTTTGATAGGTGATCATGGCGCCTTTGGGCCTGCCCGTCGTGCCGCTCGTGTACACGATGGCGTGCACCGAGGGAAGGGACACGTCGATGGGCGCGACAGATACGGACCCCTCGCGCGACTCGGCCTCCCAAGCGCGTTCCGACAGGATCACGGTCTGCACGGGGCGCGACGCGATGTCCGCCACCCGAGACGCGAGTGGCGCCGCCGATTCGTCGCACAGCACATAGGACGCTCCGCAGTCCTCGACTTGATACGCCAGTTCGTGCGGCTGAAGCCGCCAGTTGAGTGGCACGAGAACGGCGCGAAGCAACATCAGCGCGTGCAGGCAAAGCGCGTGCATGAGTCCCTGATGACACATCACGGCGACGCGATCGCCCGGGCGGACACCGAGCGCGAATGCCCTGGCCGCCACCGACCTCGCCGCGGCGTACAGCTCGGCGTAGGTCACGGCGCGATGTTCCGACCGAAGTGCCACGCGCCCGGGTCTGCGCTCCGCGTGAAGCGACAGCCAATCCGGCAAGAAGGCGACGGGCGCCTGCGCTCGCTCTACATTCATGATGGCCGTTCACCCCCCGCCTTCAAACGCGGTTGTCGACAGGCGTGGACTCGCCGCTTCAGGGCAGCCGCGGGAACTTGCTGAAATCGGGCGGACGCTTTTCGAGGAACGCTCGGGCGCCCTCCTTCGCCTCGTCCGTCATGTAGTACAGCATCGTGGCGTCGCCCGCAAACTGCTGCAGCCCGGCCGCGCCGTCGGTGTCCGCGTTGAACGCCGCTTTCAGGAAGCGGATGGCAATCGGGCTCTTCTCCAGGATTTCCTTCGCCCAGCGGATCGATTCTTCCTCAAGCCGCTCGAGGGGAACCACCGCGTTCACGAGCCCCATTTGCAGGGCTTCCTGAGCGTTGTACTGCCGGCAGAGGAACCAGATTTCCTTCGCCTTCTTCTGGCCCACGAGCCGCGAGAGAAGCGAGACGCCGTAGCCACCGTCAAAGCTGCCGACCTTGGGCCCAACCTGGCCGAACACGGCGTTCTCCGCTGCAATCGTCAGGTCACAGCAGACGTGGAGCACGTGACCCCCACCGATGGCGTAACCCGCTACCACGGCGATAACCGGTTTGGGCAACGTGCGGATGAGCCGCTGCAGATCCAGCACGTTCAGTCTCGGCACGCCATCGCTGCCGACGTAGCCACCGTGGCCGCGCACGCGCTGATCGCCGCCGGAGCAGAACGCCTCGTCCCCTTGGCCGCGCAACAGCACCACACCAGTGGAACTGTCGTCGCGGATGTGTTGAAAGGCGTCGATCATCTCCATCACGGTCTCCGGTCGAAACGCATTTCGGACCTCCGGGCGGTTGATGGTGACCCGCGCAATGCCTTCGGCCCGCTCGTAGATAATGTCGGTGTACTCTTTCACTCGCTCCCAATTGAGCGTCATGAGAAAGCCTCCTCGCGCAAAGTGGTTTAGGCCCTGTTGATGTCCGATCTCGCCGATTGACGCGAACTCATTATAGACCTTGTCCCATGGGCCTGCAAAAGCGATGGACGGTTGCCGGAGAGAAGGGCGAGTGGTAGGATCGCGAGGGACTCATCTCTCGTGAAACCGCGATTCGGTCGGGGCGTTTGAGCGATTCTCTTGAGGCGATTAACGTCCTCTCTTGTGTGAGGTGACTTGTATTGACAGGTGCGAGCCGCCTGCGCGTATGGTGGCGCGTGCTTCGCCCGTTCACCCTGACGGCGAGCATTGTTCCTGTGATTGTCGGCACCGCTGTCGCCGTGCCGTCGTATCCGTTTCACCTGTGGCGCTTTGTCGCGATGCTGTTGGCTTCGATTCTGATTCAGTCGGCGACCAACATGTTCAACGAATACTACGATTATCAGCGCGGCTTGGACGACGAGCGCATGGTGGGCATCGCGGGCACCATCGTGCGAGATGGCGTTCCGCCCAAGGTGGTGCTCCGTCTGGGGTTCGCGT
This window harbors:
- a CDS encoding isochorismate synthase; its protein translation is MSVTAQEALRQSLFARIVEAFTEASARGQTDLPVRLRVPWDRSLASLAHWHRWEPAVYSRPPSGEERFGVGVYRQLVASADDDWDDLKARFAQEQLPADLPWFGAVPFDFHALPLGIWAAWPKSIWFAPRLYLTKAPSSDVANVVYMPPRGADEMDVRADVMDLLDVHGEDPSRERPLFEEPEDFRRFADKVHRALREIGQGRLSKVVVARFVTGRVTRPLDEALEMLASRYPESHVFALSWQGRWLLSASPERLCKVRAQMAEIDCLAGTARRGQSDEEDRKLQDELLASAKIQREHRAVVDHVLQSIAPLCERVEAESEPAVLKLANVQHLRTRVWGRLKPGVGLFDLAKALHPTPAVAGTPQREATSYVTAHEGWPRGYYAGAFGTYAQGEGELDVCLRSAFVDAGEAALFAGCGIVEGSDPVAEWQESELKLRPMREALGVLGEVGP
- the menB gene encoding 1,4-dihydroxy-2-naphthoyl-CoA synthase codes for the protein MTLNWERVKEYTDIIYERAEGIARVTINRPEVRNAFRPETVMEMIDAFQHIRDDSSTGVVLLRGQGDEAFCSGGDQRVRGHGGYVGSDGVPRLNVLDLQRLIRTLPKPVIAVVAGYAIGGGHVLHVCCDLTIAAENAVFGQVGPKVGSFDGGYGVSLLSRLVGQKKAKEIWFLCRQYNAQEALQMGLVNAVVPLERLEEESIRWAKEILEKSPIAIRFLKAAFNADTDGAAGLQQFAGDATMLYYMTDEAKEGARAFLEKRPPDFSKFPRLP
- the menE gene encoding o-succinylbenzoate--CoA ligase, translating into MNVERAQAPVAFLPDWLSLHAERRPGRVALRSEHRAVTYAELYAAARSVAARAFALGVRPGDRVAVMCHQGLMHALCLHALMLLRAVLVPLNWRLQPHELAYQVEDCGASYVLCDESAAPLASRVADIASRPVQTVILSERAWEAESREGSVSVAPIDVSLPSVHAIVYTSGTTGRPKGAMITYQNHWYSAMASVLQFGLDPDEHWLVPMPLFHVGGMGVLMRSLIYGTTAVVHDRFDAERVDHALDSGEITLVSLVPTMLARLLKLRRGPYPARLRAILLGGAGCPRPVLERALELGLPVAQSYGLTETNTQVATIDLADALRKMGSSGRPLANTRIAVQGPSGPTTAPGVEGEILVQGPTVFAGYYNRKEETERALAGGWLHTGDIGRFDEEGFLYVLDRRADLIVSGGENVYPAEIESQLLALPGVVDAGVVGKPDDEWGQVPVAFVVLEPGKVLTDEMARALREELRGRLAHYKVPAEIRQVEALPRTASGKLMRYEMRKWVMQE